Proteins co-encoded in one Gadus morhua chromosome 6, gadMor3.0, whole genome shotgun sequence genomic window:
- the piwil1 gene encoding piwi-like protein 1 has translation MTGRARARSRGRARGIETATPGVSQEHVVPSAGSGDGDLLGRGRQKGPPGPGATDVILQISAGFHAVKFGDRGGRRGDFHDEGICTRQAMEHVKASKSGNSGRSIALRANFFAITARPQWVLYQYHVDYQPPMEARRLRSALLYHHNDLLGTARSFDGAILFLPHKLPNKETVVHSETRHGEKVQIKITLTNELPPSSPVCLQFYNILFRRILRMLDMQQIGRHYYQPKDPLSIPQHRLTIWPGFTTTILQYESSIMLCTDVSHKVLRSETVLDFMVSLRQQCGPQRFPEICAKELIGLVVLTKYNNKTYRIDDIAWDHTPNNTFKRGDTEISFKNYYKTQYTLDITDGNQVLLISHVKRLGPAGPAPPGPAMLVPEFCYLTGLTDKMRSDFNIMKELAVHTRLSPDQREVRLNRFVNSIEKNDEAQKELTTWGLKFDKELLNLTGRILPAEKMIQGSRSYDYNPWQADWSKEMRGLPVISAPPLENWIMFYTRRNANDAQNLLQSLNKVSGPLGIRSQKPIMVEYEDYQESLLKALQHNVGPQTQMVVVVLPSNRKDKYDSVKKYLCVDCPTPSQCVVGRTLSRPAALMTVATKIALQMACKMGGELWSVEIPLKQLMIVGIDCYHDIVAGRRSIGALVASLNHGMSRWFSRCVLQDKGQEIMDGLKMAIVGALKEYLKFNGVLPSRIIVYRDGVGDGMLQSVVSYEVPQIIESIRSIGQDYMPKLTVVVVKKRVSSRFFAHIDGKVANPPPGTVIDTDVTRPEWYDFYIVSQAVRAGSVSPTHYNVVYDTSGLKPDHLQRLTYKLCHMYYNWQGIIRVPAPCQYAHKLAFLVGQSIHREPSMKLEDYLFYL, from the exons ATGACTGGTCGTGCAAGAGCAAGGTCAAGGGGCCGTGCGCGTGGCATAGAAACGGCGACGCCTGGAGTG TCCCAGGAGCACGTGGTGCCCAGCGCCGGGTCTGGTGATGGGGACCTTCTTGGAAGAGGTAGACAAAAGGGGCCTCCAGGACCAGGGGCGACTGACG TTATTTTACAGATCTCTGCAGGGTTCCACGCGGTGAAGTTTGGGGATAGAGGTGGACGCCGTGGAGATTTCCACGATGAAGGGATCTGCACCAGGCAGGCGATGGAGCACGTCAAGGCATCAAAGTCTG GTAACTCTGGCCGATCCATCGCGTTGAGGGCCAACTTTTTCGCCATCACGGCACGGCCACAGTGGGTGCTGTACCAATACCATGTTGACTACCAGCCCCCCATGGAGGCCCGCAGGCTGCGCTCCGCTCTACTGTACCATCACAATGATTTGCTTGGTACGGCACGCAGCTTCGACGGAGCAATCCTCTTCCTGCCCCACAAGTTACCCAACAAG GAGACGGTGGTCCACAGTGAGACCAGGCATGGAGAGAAGGTTCAGATCAAGATAACTCTAACGAATGAGCTGCCACCATCTTCGCCGGTATGCCTGCAGTTCTACAACATCCTCTTCAGAAG GATCCTGAGGATGCTGGACATGCAGCAGATCGGGCGCCATTACTACCAGCCCAAAGACCCACTCAGCATCCCACAGCACCG GCTGACCATCTGGCCAggcttcaccaccaccatcctgcAGTACGAGTCCAGCATCATGCTGTGTACCGACGTCAGCCACAAGGTTCTGCGCAGTGAGACGGTACTGGACTTCATGGTCAGTCTGAGACAGCAGTGCGGACCCCAGCGCTTCCCTGAGATATGTGCCAAGGAGCTCATTGGACTCGTGGTCCTCACCAA ATACAACAACAAGACCTACAGGATTGATGACATTGCATGGGATCACACCCCCAACAACACGTTcaagagaggagacacagagatcTCCTTTAAGAACTACTACAAGACG CAATATACACTGGACATCACTGACGGCAACCAGGTGCTCCTGATCAGCCATGTGAAGAGGCTGGGTCCTGCAGGGCCTGCCCCCCCTGGGCCGGCCATGCTTGTTCCGGAGTTCTGCTATCTCACAG GTCTAACTGATAAGATGCGATCGGACTTCAACATCATGAAGGAATTGGCTGTCCACACCAGACTGAGCCCAGACCAGAGGGAGGTCCGCCTCAACAGATTTGTCAACAGCATTGAAAA GAATGATGAAGCACAGAAGGAGCTGACCACCTGGGGGCTCAAATTCGATAAGGAGCTCCTAAATCTGACTGGGAGAATCCTCCCAGCTGAGAAGATGATCCAGGGATCGCGCTCG TACGACTACAACCCGTGGCAGGCGGACTGGTCCAAGGAGATGCGTGGGTTACCGGTGATCAGCGCTCCTCCCCTGGAGAACTGGATCATGTTCTACACCCGTCGCAACGCCAACGACGCCCAGAACCTGCTGCAGAGCCTGAACAAGGTCTCTGGTCCTCTGGGGATCCGCAGCCAAAAACCAATCAT GGTGGAGTATGAAGACTACCAGGAGTCGCTCCTCAAAGCACTGCAGCACAACGTTGGACCTCAGACCCAAATG GTGGTCGTGGTCCTGCCCAGTAACAGGAAAGACAAGTACGATAGTGTGAAGAAGTACCTCTGTGTGGACTGTCCCACCCCCAGCCAGTGTGTGGTTGGTCGGACTCTGAGCCGACCCGCTGCATTGATGACCGTTGCTACCAAGATCGCCCTGCAGATGGCCTGCAAGATGGGAGGAGAGCTCTGGAGCGTGGAGATCCCT CTCAAGCAGCTGATGATTGTGGGAATCGACTGTTACCATGACATAGTTGCTGGTAGGAGATCCATCGGAGCTCTGGTCGCCAGCCTCAACCACGGGATGTCACG GTGGTTCTCGAGGTGCGTGCTCCAGGACAAGGGACAGGAGATCATGGATGGTCTGAAGATGGCCATAGTGG GTGCGCTGAAGGAATACCTGAAGTTCAACGGCGTCCTGCCGTCGCGTATCATCGTGTACAGAGACGGCGTGGGCGACGGCATGTTGCAGAGTGTCGTTAGCTACGAGGTTCCCCAGATCATCGAGTCCATAAGATCCATTGGGCAGGACTACAT GCCCAAGCTgaccgtggtggtggtgaagaagCGTGTGAGCAGCAGGTTCTTCGCTCACATCGATGGTAAAGTGGCCAACCCTCCCCCAGGGACTGTCATCGACACAGACGTGACGCGCCCCGAGTG GTACGACTTCTACATCGTGAGCCAGGCAGTCCGCGCGGGCAGTGTCTCCCCGACGCACTACAACGTGGTGTACGACACGAGCGGGCTAAAGCCGGATCACTTGCAGAGGCTGACGTACAAGCTCTGTCACATGTATTACAACTGGCAG GGAATTATTCGGGTGCCGGCGCCGTGTCAGTACGCCCACAAGCTGGCCTTCCTGGTGGGACAGAGCATCCACAGGGAGCCCAGCATGAAGCTAGAGGACTACCTCTTCTACCTTTGA